The Anopheles coluzzii chromosome 2, AcolN3, whole genome shotgun sequence genome window below encodes:
- the LOC120950030 gene encoding uncharacterized protein LOC120950030: MQLLIIPALILPVLANRPQTNPTIHAMKFAAIIVGIVLLSFTVSSRSATPRGRYRRTMGAGESFINCLAIGNSTQRICSYDLDLLNAIERQQGNGSRPCPEGRVFRRHCNVCKCGRAGAFECSTDLCGEDFFHPTGLPRYW, from the exons ATGCAGTTGCTTATCATTCCCGCCTTAATCTTGCCCGTTCTTGCAAATCGCCCTCAAACGAACCCAACCATTCACGCGATGAAGTTCGCAGCAATTATTGTAGGAATTGTGTTGCTCTCCTTTACCGTCAGCAGTAGGAGTG CAACACCACGCGGGCGTTACCGGCGCACGATGGGAGCCGGCGAGAGCTTCATCAACTGTTTGGCAATCGGAAACTCAACGCAGCGCATCTGTTCCTACGACCTTGACCTGCTGAATGCGATCGAACGGCAGCAAGGCAACGGAAGTCGCCCGTGCCCGGAAGGAAGAGTTTTTCGCCGCCACTGCAACGTATGCAAATGTGGCCGGGCTGGTGCGTTTGAGTGTAGTACCGATCTGTGCGGGGAGGATTTCTTTCACCCGACTGGTTTGCCACGATActggtga